A region from the Aeromicrobium choanae genome encodes:
- a CDS encoding ABC transporter substrate-binding protein — protein MSRKQLMLAALAGGALVLSACGSGDESGDKDKIVVAVAGPMTGENAIYGKNQLAGVQFAASQINEAGGIESGPFKGATIEVKSFDDVADPNQGASVAQKMCDDDDIMAVFGHSNSSVTLAAMPIYERCGMPLFVSYSSNPEITAELHENLFRTLIDDASMGAEMAYQAGRDIGAKKVGLLASDDDYGTGLVESFEETAPDAGLEVVDAIATTTGQKDFTPQLTTLRNKGIDTLVLLNTYTDAALQIKQADALGWDDVKILVTAGSNTPELVKIAGKDAVEGVLVNAVFDPNSSTEGVKSFVDAYSAENGEAPGEANAVAYDSFFVFLEGLQDGGKDRASLISSVADTESFELPIRGPFTFDENQGAAVDPDSPATALLEINGGEFVSFTP, from the coding sequence ATGTCGAGGAAACAGCTGATGCTGGCCGCGTTGGCCGGTGGAGCGCTCGTGCTGAGCGCGTGCGGCAGTGGTGACGAGAGCGGCGATAAGGACAAGATCGTCGTCGCGGTGGCCGGTCCGATGACGGGCGAGAACGCGATCTACGGCAAGAACCAGCTCGCGGGCGTCCAGTTCGCGGCGAGCCAGATCAACGAGGCAGGCGGCATCGAGTCCGGTCCGTTCAAGGGCGCCACGATCGAGGTGAAGTCGTTCGACGACGTCGCCGATCCCAACCAGGGCGCGTCCGTCGCCCAGAAGATGTGCGACGACGACGACATCATGGCGGTCTTCGGCCACAGCAACTCGTCGGTGACCCTCGCGGCGATGCCGATCTACGAGCGGTGCGGCATGCCGCTGTTCGTCAGCTACTCGTCGAACCCGGAGATCACCGCGGAGCTGCACGAGAACCTGTTCCGCACGCTGATCGACGACGCCTCGATGGGCGCGGAGATGGCGTACCAGGCAGGCCGGGACATCGGCGCGAAGAAGGTCGGCCTGCTCGCCTCGGACGACGACTACGGCACCGGCCTGGTCGAGTCCTTCGAGGAGACGGCCCCCGACGCCGGACTCGAGGTGGTCGACGCGATCGCCACGACGACCGGGCAGAAGGACTTCACGCCCCAGCTGACGACGTTGCGCAACAAGGGCATCGACACGCTGGTGCTGCTGAACACCTACACGGACGCCGCCCTGCAGATCAAGCAGGCCGACGCGCTGGGCTGGGACGACGTCAAGATCCTCGTGACGGCCGGGTCCAACACCCCCGAGCTGGTGAAGATCGCCGGCAAGGACGCGGTCGAGGGCGTCCTCGTCAACGCCGTGTTCGACCCGAACTCGTCCACCGAGGGCGTCAAGTCGTTCGTGGACGCGTACTCGGCCGAGAACGGCGAGGCGCCGGGCGAGGCGAACGCGGTGGCGTACGACTCGTTCTTCGTCTTCCTCGAGGGGCTCCAGGACGGCGGCAAGGACCGCGCGTCGCTGATCTCCTCCGTGGCGGACACCGAGTCGTTCGAGCTGCCCATCCGTGGCCCGTTCACGTTCGACGAGAACCAGGGCGCCGCAGTCGACCCGGACTCCCCGGCGACGGCGCTGCTGGAGATCAACGGCGGCGAGTTCGTGTCGTTCACCCCGTGA
- a CDS encoding ABC transporter substrate-binding protein, translating to MFSKRVALAAALSTALLAGACGGGSGGSDSDTVVLAVAGPMTGDSAEYGQQQLAGIQLAVDQYTEDGGIPEGPLKGKKIKVVKYDDAGDPNQAASVAQKICDDGDVMGVFGHVNSSATLAAEPIYERCGVPLIVSYSSNPEITAELHENLFRTLVDDAKLGAEMASFTQGELKGTKVGVISSDDDYGVGLKENFEATAKELDLDVAKSLVTTTGQKDFSPQLTELKNAGIDSLVLLNLYTDAALQIKQAKGLGLDVPILVTASANNPELVNIAGAEAAEGTYVSAIFDPGSSNEGTQAFVSAFKEANDREPSEGAAVAYDSAWVVFKAFDEGAEDRESLISTIDGIESFDLPIVGEFVFNENHEPTVVPGKPSQSLLQVQDGEIKTRPGA from the coding sequence ATGTTCAGCAAGCGCGTGGCCCTGGCCGCAGCCCTCAGCACGGCCCTGTTGGCCGGTGCGTGCGGCGGCGGATCCGGTGGCAGTGACTCCGACACCGTCGTCTTGGCGGTCGCCGGACCGATGACCGGCGACAGCGCCGAGTACGGACAGCAGCAGCTGGCCGGCATCCAGCTGGCGGTCGACCAGTACACCGAGGACGGCGGCATCCCCGAGGGTCCGCTCAAGGGCAAGAAGATCAAGGTCGTCAAGTACGACGACGCGGGTGACCCGAACCAGGCCGCCTCCGTGGCGCAGAAGATCTGCGACGACGGCGACGTCATGGGCGTCTTCGGCCACGTGAACTCCTCGGCCACGTTGGCTGCCGAGCCGATCTACGAGCGCTGCGGCGTGCCGCTGATCGTCAGCTACTCGTCCAACCCCGAGATCACCGCGGAGCTGCACGAGAACCTGTTCCGCACCCTGGTCGACGACGCCAAGCTGGGCGCCGAGATGGCCAGCTTCACGCAGGGCGAGCTCAAGGGCACGAAGGTCGGCGTCATCTCCTCCGACGACGACTACGGCGTCGGCCTGAAGGAGAACTTCGAGGCCACCGCCAAGGAGCTCGACCTCGACGTCGCGAAGAGCCTCGTGACCACGACGGGCCAGAAGGACTTCAGCCCGCAGCTGACCGAGCTGAAGAACGCCGGCATCGACAGCCTCGTGCTGCTGAACCTGTACACCGATGCCGCGCTGCAGATCAAGCAGGCCAAGGGGCTCGGGCTCGACGTGCCGATCCTCGTGACGGCCAGCGCCAACAACCCCGAGCTGGTCAACATCGCCGGCGCGGAGGCCGCCGAGGGCACCTACGTCTCGGCGATCTTCGACCCGGGCAGCAGCAACGAGGGCACGCAGGCGTTCGTCTCCGCGTTCAAGGAGGCCAACGACCGTGAGCCGAGCGAGGGTGCGGCCGTCGCGTACGACTCCGCCTGGGTCGTGTTCAAGGCGTTCGACGAGGGCGCCGAGGACCGCGAGTCGCTGATCAGCACGATCGACGGCATCGAGTCCTTCGACCTGCCGATCGTCGGGGAGTTCGTGTTCAACGAGAACCACGAGCCCACCGTCGTGCCCGGCAAGCCGTCCCAGTCGCTCCTGCAGGTGCAGGACGGCGAGATCAAGACGCGCCCCGGCGCGTGA
- a CDS encoding ABC transporter ATP-binding protein: MSDLLLEAKDLVVNYGPVAALEGVSIEVNRGEIVALVGANGAGKSTLLKTLSGLVRPATGHITFEGTEITRTPAHRIVSAGLVHVPEGRHVFPRFTLRENLVAGAYTGDFRSAAKRADEIIASTPILARRAGSTAGQLSGGEQQWLVVERALMGNPTMIMLDEPSMGLSPVLADQILELVSQLRDRGVTVLLVEQNALGAMEIADRVYALGTGSILYSGTSAELRDNEHFADQFLGVVSADAEAAAAPNPPQEK, encoded by the coding sequence ATGTCTGATCTGTTGCTCGAGGCCAAGGACCTGGTCGTGAACTACGGTCCCGTGGCGGCCCTGGAGGGCGTCTCGATCGAGGTGAACCGCGGCGAGATCGTGGCGCTCGTCGGGGCCAACGGCGCCGGCAAGTCGACGCTGCTGAAGACCCTCTCCGGACTGGTGCGGCCCGCGACCGGTCACATCACGTTCGAAGGCACCGAGATCACCCGCACGCCGGCCCACCGCATCGTGTCGGCCGGGCTGGTGCACGTGCCGGAGGGACGCCACGTGTTCCCGCGGTTCACCCTGCGCGAGAACCTCGTCGCCGGTGCCTACACCGGGGACTTCCGCTCGGCGGCCAAGCGTGCCGACGAGATCATCGCGTCGACGCCGATCCTGGCGCGCCGCGCCGGCAGCACCGCCGGGCAGCTGTCCGGCGGCGAGCAGCAGTGGCTGGTCGTGGAGCGCGCCCTCATGGGCAACCCCACGATGATCATGCTCGACGAGCCGTCGATGGGCCTCTCGCCCGTGCTCGCCGACCAGATCCTCGAGCTGGTGAGCCAGCTGCGCGACCGCGGCGTGACCGTGCTGCTGGTCGAGCAGAACGCGCTCGGCGCGATGGAGATCGCCGACCGGGTCTACGCGCTCGGCACCGGCTCGATCCTCTACTCCGGAACGTCGGCGGAGCTGCGCGACAACGAGCACTTCGCCGACCAGTTCCTGGGCGTCGTCTCGGCGGACGCCGAGGCGGCCGCCGCCCCCAACCCCCCGCAAGAGAAGTAG
- a CDS encoding ABC transporter ATP-binding protein yields the protein MSTTLLKATDVGCRFGGVIALDRVDFEVAENEIVGLIGPNGSGKTTLLNVLSGIYKPTAGSLMIDGAEVRWPSSRILSKRYKLARTFQNIRLAPGLTVRDNVLIGMHSTFHWYDALRRGRSSREASSRKAADEILEFVGIAGKADDIATDLSYGDQRRVEISRALATSPKLLLLDEPAAGMNPREAASLVTLIQQIHAERDLSIVVIEHNMNVVMNTASRVMVLDAGLCIAHGDPKTVSSDEQVLEAYLGKRFRDV from the coding sequence ATGAGCACGACCCTGCTGAAGGCGACCGACGTCGGCTGCCGGTTTGGTGGCGTGATCGCCCTGGATCGCGTCGACTTCGAGGTGGCCGAGAACGAGATCGTCGGGCTGATCGGGCCGAACGGCTCGGGCAAGACGACGCTGCTGAACGTCCTGTCGGGCATCTACAAGCCGACGGCCGGCTCGCTCATGATCGACGGGGCGGAGGTCAGGTGGCCGTCCTCGCGCATCCTGAGCAAGAGGTACAAGCTCGCGCGGACGTTCCAGAACATCCGGCTGGCGCCCGGGCTGACGGTGCGCGACAACGTGCTCATCGGCATGCACTCGACGTTCCACTGGTACGACGCGCTGCGGCGGGGACGGTCCTCCCGCGAGGCGTCGTCCCGGAAGGCAGCCGACGAGATCCTCGAGTTCGTGGGCATCGCCGGCAAGGCCGACGACATCGCCACCGACCTCAGCTACGGCGACCAGCGCCGGGTCGAGATCTCGCGCGCCCTGGCGACCTCGCCGAAGCTGCTGCTGCTCGACGAGCCGGCCGCGGGCATGAACCCGCGCGAGGCGGCCTCGCTGGTCACGCTCATCCAGCAGATCCACGCCGAGCGCGACCTGTCCATCGTCGTGATCGAGCACAACATGAACGTCGTCATGAACACCGCCTCACGGGTCATGGTGCTCGACGCCGGCCTGTGCATCGCCCACGGCGATCCGAAGACCGTGAGCTCGGACGAGCAGGTGCTCGAGGCCTATCTGGGGAAGAGGTTCCGCGATGTCTGA
- a CDS encoding branched-chain amino acid ABC transporter permease: MLQVLPKKLLWALGAAALVVAVLLPRMVEPYTVRVAALILVFTVFATGLNIILGFTGLLSFGHAAFFGVGAYVTARLLLDTGMPLLLVMVCATVGAGVVGLLVGLTSWRSGGDYLALVTLGVGQIFYLFLINEKELTGGATGLPGVPAGNFFGWDLAPLENTYTFILAVAVLVTIFAWVLGRSYFGRAMLAVREDEIIARAHGINVPLTKVLSFGIGSAIAGLAGVLQVLLLGFVGPATFKVDQSILVVEIVLIGGMATTIGPLLGSALVIGSTEYLRALADYRSAVFGVLMLVILLWRPGGLAQIFGLSSRTPNAVRLPFVGKYLTRRAVAARARKIGDGNAEDTREKEEVGR; encoded by the coding sequence ATGTTGCAGGTCCTCCCCAAGAAGCTCCTCTGGGCGCTCGGTGCGGCCGCGCTCGTGGTGGCCGTGCTGCTGCCGCGGATGGTCGAGCCGTACACGGTGCGCGTCGCCGCGCTGATCCTCGTGTTCACGGTGTTCGCCACCGGCCTGAACATCATCCTGGGCTTCACCGGCCTGCTGAGCTTCGGCCACGCCGCGTTCTTCGGCGTCGGGGCCTACGTGACGGCGCGCCTCTTGCTCGACACCGGGATGCCGCTGCTGCTCGTGATGGTGTGCGCCACCGTCGGTGCCGGCGTGGTCGGCCTGCTCGTCGGCCTGACCTCCTGGCGCTCGGGTGGCGACTACCTCGCGCTCGTCACCCTCGGCGTGGGGCAGATCTTCTACCTCTTCCTGATCAACGAGAAGGAGCTCACCGGAGGGGCCACGGGCCTGCCCGGCGTGCCGGCCGGCAACTTCTTCGGCTGGGACCTGGCGCCGCTGGAGAACACCTACACGTTCATCCTCGCCGTGGCCGTCCTCGTGACGATCTTCGCCTGGGTGCTGGGGCGGTCGTACTTCGGCCGGGCCATGCTCGCGGTGCGTGAGGACGAGATCATCGCCCGCGCCCACGGCATCAACGTGCCGTTGACGAAGGTCCTGTCGTTCGGCATCGGCAGCGCGATCGCCGGTCTCGCCGGCGTCCTGCAGGTCCTGCTGCTCGGCTTCGTCGGCCCGGCCACCTTCAAGGTGGACCAGTCGATCCTCGTGGTCGAGATCGTCCTCATCGGCGGCATGGCCACCACGATCGGCCCGCTGCTCGGCTCGGCGCTGGTGATCGGCTCGACCGAGTACCTGCGAGCGCTCGCGGACTACCGCTCCGCGGTGTTCGGCGTGCTCATGCTCGTGATCCTGCTGTGGCGCCCGGGCGGCCTGGCGCAGATCTTCGGCCTCAGCTCGCGCACCCCGAACGCCGTCCGGCTGCCGTTCGTCGGCAAGTACCTGACACGGCGCGCCGTCGCCGCCCGGGCGCGCAAGATCGGCGACGGGAACGCCGAGGACACCCGCGAGAAGGAAGAGGTGGGCCGATGA